The Salminus brasiliensis chromosome 3, fSalBra1.hap2, whole genome shotgun sequence genome contains a region encoding:
- the mtdha gene encoding metadherin a isoform X4, protein MAATWRAAALEQAELVSDRLRRLASSGLHFLNNEFGLDLGVNPDLWPSWVILSAVLVGLLVAVWWVVACGGATRRKRRTGARESSVNVSVAVSATDGGKTPPAKTVRTEEPKKKNKKKASEKQKTQPNGRTVTEPREEIKAVQEIPKQATLPPPQKQPPQKQQKQSQKQQPSPPPKQQPSPPPKQQQQPPKQPPPPKQQQQQPPPQKQQQQQQQQQQQQQQQQPPPPKQQPPQQPPPAAPPADNKADKAKKSKKKAKPEAKQGQNVTTADGKEPDEGAWETKVSNREKRQQRRKEKGPGDSGSPVAGDRGGKQTAQPVVTAPVSTKKNKESMNTKTEKKEAVVTQALPNWTTISSVNSGGWNEMLKLTPPVSTSDGEKWSVNMKKSGTLRNSEPLNRGQESEDGPGDLSSDWNAPAEEWGNYEGPKAETPAVQETPVSQPPVNVAQLQDSDDDKEKGDPSGSGKSKRKKKKKKKPEDETAVSQVNTEVLPAPAESNTIKPRPHVPQEEPAKQNVIPPASQKKTDQNWEPPKQVQKKKARRET, encoded by the exons ATGGCAGCAACCTGGCGAGCCGCAGCGCTGGAGCAGGCCGAGCTCGTATCGGATCGTCTCCGGCGGCTCGCGTCGTCCGGGCTGCATTTCCTCAACAATGAGTTCGGACTGGACCTGGGCGTGAACCCGGACCTCTGGCCGTCATGGGTGATCCTCTCAGCGGTGCTGGTCGGGCTCCTTGTGGCGGTGTGGTGGGTCGTGGCCTGCGGCGGAGCCACAAGGAGAAAACGGCGAACCGGTGCGAGAGAGAGTAGCGTCAACGTCAGCGTTGCCGTTAGCGCGACGGACGGAGGCAAGACCCCGCCGGCGAAGACGGTTAGGACCGAGGAACCgaagaaaaagaacaagaagaaaGCGAGCGAAAAG CAGAAGACCCAACCAAATGGCCGGACAGTCACTGAACCTCGGGAAGAAATCAAAGCTGTTCAGGAGATCCCTAAACAGGCAACCCTGCCACCGCCACAAAAACAACCACcacaaaagcaacaaaaacagTCCCAAAAACAACAACCATCGCCACCACCAAAACAACAACCATCGCCACCAccaaaacagcaacaacaaccaccaaaacaaccaccaccaccaaaacaacaacaacaacaaccaccaccacaaaagcagcagcagcagcagcagcagcagcagcagcagcagcagcagcaacaaccaccaccaccaaaacaacaaccacctcaacaaccaccaccagcagcaccaccTGCTGACAATAAAGCTGATAAA GCCAAGAAAAGTAAGAAGAAAGCAAAACCGGAGGCCAAGCAGGGCCAAAATGTTACCACCGCTGATGGAAAGGAGCCTGATGAAG GTGCCTGGGAAACTAAGGTCAGTAACCGTGAGAAGCGCCAGCAACGCAGGAAGGAAAAAGGCCCTGGTGATTCTGGTAGCCCTGTGGCTGGAGACCGAGGTGGCAAACAAACAGCGCAGCCTGTGGTTACAGCCCCTGTAAGCACCAAGAAGAACAAGG AATCAATGAATACGAAGACCGAGAAGAAGGAGGCTGTTGTAACTCAAG CACTACCCAACTGGACTACTATAAGCTCTGTGAATAGTGGAGGTTGGAATGAAATGTTGAAGCTCACTCCTCCAGTGAGCACTTCAGATGGTGAGAAGTGGTCTGTCAACATGAAGAAATCTGGAACCCTAAGGAACTCTGAGCCCTTGAACCGGGGACAAGAATCGGAGG ATGGACCTGGGGATTTAAGTTCTGATTGGAATGCTCCGGCAGAGGAATGGGGGAACTATGAAGGCCCTAAAGCAGAGACACCTGCTGTCCAAGAGACACCTGTTTCCCAGCCACCAGTG aaTGTGGCTCAGTTGCAAGATTCGGATGACGATAAGGAGAAAGGAGATCCTTCTGGGAGTGGCAAGtccaagagaaagaagaaaaagaagaagaaaccagAGGATGAAACAGCTGTTTCCCAG GTGAACACCGAGGTTTTACCTGCACCTGCAGAGAGCAACACCATTAAGCCCCGTCCTCATGTGCCCCAGGAGGAACCAGCCAAGCAGAATGTTATTCCACCTGCCAGTCAGA AAAAAACTGACCAGAATTGGGAACCACCGAAGCAAGTTCAGAAGAAAAAGGCCAGAAGAGAAACATGA
- the mtdha gene encoding metadherin a isoform X2, with protein MAATWRAAALEQAELVSDRLRRLASSGLHFLNNEFGLDLGVNPDLWPSWVILSAVLVGLLVAVWWVVACGGATRRKRRTGARESSVNVSVAVSATDGGKTPPAKTVRTEEPKKKNKKKASEKKTQPNGRTVTEPREEIKAVQEIPKQATLPPPQKQPPQKQQKQSQKQQPSPPPKQQPSPPPKQQQQPPKQPPPPKQQQQQPPPQKQQQQQQQQQQQQQQQQPPPPKQQPPQQPPPAAPPADNKADKAKKSKKKAKPEAKQGQNVTTADGKEPDEGAWETKVSNREKRQQRRKEKGPGDSGSPVAGDRGGKQTAQPVVTAPVSTKKNKESMNTKTEKKEAVVTQALPNWTTISSVNSGGWNEMLKLTPPVSTSDGEKWSVNMKKSGTLRNSEPLNRGQESEGSWAGIDGRIKAERNTVNFMLGLNPTAGDPVIQSAGDNGKWENHTAVDSEWSGFNGPGDLSSDWNAPAEEWGNYEGPKAETPAVQETPVSQPPVNVAQLQDSDDDKEKGDPSGSGKSKRKKKKKKKPEDETAVSQVNTEVLPAPAESNTIKPRPHVPQEEPAKQNVIPPASQKKTDQNWEPPKQVQKKKARRET; from the exons ATGGCAGCAACCTGGCGAGCCGCAGCGCTGGAGCAGGCCGAGCTCGTATCGGATCGTCTCCGGCGGCTCGCGTCGTCCGGGCTGCATTTCCTCAACAATGAGTTCGGACTGGACCTGGGCGTGAACCCGGACCTCTGGCCGTCATGGGTGATCCTCTCAGCGGTGCTGGTCGGGCTCCTTGTGGCGGTGTGGTGGGTCGTGGCCTGCGGCGGAGCCACAAGGAGAAAACGGCGAACCGGTGCGAGAGAGAGTAGCGTCAACGTCAGCGTTGCCGTTAGCGCGACGGACGGAGGCAAGACCCCGCCGGCGAAGACGGTTAGGACCGAGGAACCgaagaaaaagaacaagaagaaaGCGAGCGAAAAG AAGACCCAACCAAATGGCCGGACAGTCACTGAACCTCGGGAAGAAATCAAAGCTGTTCAGGAGATCCCTAAACAGGCAACCCTGCCACCGCCACAAAAACAACCACcacaaaagcaacaaaaacagTCCCAAAAACAACAACCATCGCCACCACCAAAACAACAACCATCGCCACCAccaaaacagcaacaacaaccaccaaaacaaccaccaccaccaaaacaacaacaacaacaaccaccaccacaaaagcagcagcagcagcagcagcagcagcagcagcagcagcagcagcaacaaccaccaccaccaaaacaacaaccacctcaacaaccaccaccagcagcaccaccTGCTGACAATAAAGCTGATAAA GCCAAGAAAAGTAAGAAGAAAGCAAAACCGGAGGCCAAGCAGGGCCAAAATGTTACCACCGCTGATGGAAAGGAGCCTGATGAAG GTGCCTGGGAAACTAAGGTCAGTAACCGTGAGAAGCGCCAGCAACGCAGGAAGGAAAAAGGCCCTGGTGATTCTGGTAGCCCTGTGGCTGGAGACCGAGGTGGCAAACAAACAGCGCAGCCTGTGGTTACAGCCCCTGTAAGCACCAAGAAGAACAAGG AATCAATGAATACGAAGACCGAGAAGAAGGAGGCTGTTGTAACTCAAG CACTACCCAACTGGACTACTATAAGCTCTGTGAATAGTGGAGGTTGGAATGAAATGTTGAAGCTCACTCCTCCAGTGAGCACTTCAGATGGTGAGAAGTGGTCTGTCAACATGAAGAAATCTGGAACCCTAAGGAACTCTGAGCCCTTGAACCGGGGACAAGAATCGGAGG GGTCGTGGGCTGGCATTGATGGGAGAATTAAGGCTGAACGAAACACCGTGAATTTCATGCTTGGATTAAACCCAACAG CTGGAGATCCTGTGATTCAGTCTGCTGGTGACAATGGGAAATGGGAGAATCACACTGCTGTTGACAGCGAGTGGTCTGGATTCA ATGGACCTGGGGATTTAAGTTCTGATTGGAATGCTCCGGCAGAGGAATGGGGGAACTATGAAGGCCCTAAAGCAGAGACACCTGCTGTCCAAGAGACACCTGTTTCCCAGCCACCAGTG aaTGTGGCTCAGTTGCAAGATTCGGATGACGATAAGGAGAAAGGAGATCCTTCTGGGAGTGGCAAGtccaagagaaagaagaaaaagaagaagaaaccagAGGATGAAACAGCTGTTTCCCAG GTGAACACCGAGGTTTTACCTGCACCTGCAGAGAGCAACACCATTAAGCCCCGTCCTCATGTGCCCCAGGAGGAACCAGCCAAGCAGAATGTTATTCCACCTGCCAGTCAGA AAAAAACTGACCAGAATTGGGAACCACCGAAGCAAGTTCAGAAGAAAAAGGCCAGAAGAGAAACATGA
- the rrm2b gene encoding ribonucleoside-diphosphate reductase subunit M2 B: MDTNGTNMWTDDKQYQNGHKDVDPQSTEDEPLLRENRRRFVIFPIQYPDIWRMYKQAQASFWTVEEVDLSKDLAHWEKLKPDERHFISHVLAFFAASDGIVNENLVQRFSQEVQLPEARSFYGFQILIENVHSEMYSMLINTYIKDLKERDYLFNAIETMPCVKRKADWALQWISDTNSTFGERLIAFAAVEGIFFSGSFAAIYWLKKRGLMPGLTYSNELISRDEGLHCNFACLMYSYLVKKPSADRVRDIITKAVSIEQEFLTEALPVDLIGINCSLMKQYIEFVADRLLTDLEMPKVYRAENPFDFMESISLEGKTNFFEKRVAEYQRFGVMSNTMDCEFTLDADF; the protein is encoded by the exons ATGGACACCAATGGAACAAATATGTGGACGGACGACAAGCAATATCAG AATGGCCACAAAGATGTGGATCCACAGAGCACTGAAGACGAGCCGCTTCTCAGAGAAAACAGAAGACGATTTGTCATCTTTCCCATCCAGTACCCAGACATCTGGAGAATGTACAAACAGGCCCAGGCctctttctggacagtagaagag GTGGATTTATCAAAGGATCTGGCTCACTGGGAGAAACTGAAGCCCGATGAGAGACACTTTATATCACATGTCTTGGCTTTCTTTGCGGCAAGTGATGGTATTGTCAACGAGAACCTG GTGCAGAGGTTCAGTCAGGAGGTTCAGCTTCCAGAGGCTCGCTCTTTCTATGGCTTCCAAATCCTCATAGAAAATGTGCACTCAGAGATGTATAGCATGCTGATCAACACCTACATCAAGGACTTAAAGGAGAG AGACTATTTGTTTAATGCCATCGAGACCATGCCTTGTGTGAAAAGAAAAGCAGACTGGGCTCTACAGTGGATCTCTGATACAAACTCTACTTTTG GGGAGAGATTGATAGCGTTTGCAGCGGTTGAAGGCATCTTTTTCTCAGGGTCATTTGCTGCCATCTACTGGTTGAAGAAAAGAGGTTTGATGCCTGGGCTTACGTACTCAAATGAGCTCATCAGCAGGGATGAG GGTTTGCACTGTAATTTCGCCTGCCTTATGTACAGTTACCTGGTGAAGAAACCATCCGCTGACAGAGTGAGGGATATCATCACTAAGGCAGTGAGCATTGAACAG GAGTTTCTGACTGAGGCTTTACCGGTTGACCTCATTGGGATTAACTGCTCTCTAATGAAACAGTACATTGAGTTTGTGGCTGACAGGCTGTTAACAGACTTAGAAATGCCAAAG GTTTATCGAGCAGAGAACCCTTTTGACTTCATGGAGTCCATCTCGCTGGAAGGCAAAACCAACTTCTTTGAGAAGCGAGTGGCTGAGTACCAACGCTTTGGAGTGATGTCAAACACAATGGACTGTGAATTCACTCTTGATGCAGATTTCTAA
- the mtdha gene encoding metadherin a isoform X1, whose protein sequence is MAATWRAAALEQAELVSDRLRRLASSGLHFLNNEFGLDLGVNPDLWPSWVILSAVLVGLLVAVWWVVACGGATRRKRRTGARESSVNVSVAVSATDGGKTPPAKTVRTEEPKKKNKKKASEKQKTQPNGRTVTEPREEIKAVQEIPKQATLPPPQKQPPQKQQKQSQKQQPSPPPKQQPSPPPKQQQQPPKQPPPPKQQQQQPPPQKQQQQQQQQQQQQQQQQPPPPKQQPPQQPPPAAPPADNKADKAKKSKKKAKPEAKQGQNVTTADGKEPDEGAWETKVSNREKRQQRRKEKGPGDSGSPVAGDRGGKQTAQPVVTAPVSTKKNKESMNTKTEKKEAVVTQALPNWTTISSVNSGGWNEMLKLTPPVSTSDGEKWSVNMKKSGTLRNSEPLNRGQESEGSWAGIDGRIKAERNTVNFMLGLNPTAGDPVIQSAGDNGKWENHTAVDSEWSGFNGPGDLSSDWNAPAEEWGNYEGPKAETPAVQETPVSQPPVNVAQLQDSDDDKEKGDPSGSGKSKRKKKKKKKPEDETAVSQVNTEVLPAPAESNTIKPRPHVPQEEPAKQNVIPPASQKKTDQNWEPPKQVQKKKARRET, encoded by the exons ATGGCAGCAACCTGGCGAGCCGCAGCGCTGGAGCAGGCCGAGCTCGTATCGGATCGTCTCCGGCGGCTCGCGTCGTCCGGGCTGCATTTCCTCAACAATGAGTTCGGACTGGACCTGGGCGTGAACCCGGACCTCTGGCCGTCATGGGTGATCCTCTCAGCGGTGCTGGTCGGGCTCCTTGTGGCGGTGTGGTGGGTCGTGGCCTGCGGCGGAGCCACAAGGAGAAAACGGCGAACCGGTGCGAGAGAGAGTAGCGTCAACGTCAGCGTTGCCGTTAGCGCGACGGACGGAGGCAAGACCCCGCCGGCGAAGACGGTTAGGACCGAGGAACCgaagaaaaagaacaagaagaaaGCGAGCGAAAAG CAGAAGACCCAACCAAATGGCCGGACAGTCACTGAACCTCGGGAAGAAATCAAAGCTGTTCAGGAGATCCCTAAACAGGCAACCCTGCCACCGCCACAAAAACAACCACcacaaaagcaacaaaaacagTCCCAAAAACAACAACCATCGCCACCACCAAAACAACAACCATCGCCACCAccaaaacagcaacaacaaccaccaaaacaaccaccaccaccaaaacaacaacaacaacaaccaccaccacaaaagcagcagcagcagcagcagcagcagcagcagcagcagcagcagcaacaaccaccaccaccaaaacaacaaccacctcaacaaccaccaccagcagcaccaccTGCTGACAATAAAGCTGATAAA GCCAAGAAAAGTAAGAAGAAAGCAAAACCGGAGGCCAAGCAGGGCCAAAATGTTACCACCGCTGATGGAAAGGAGCCTGATGAAG GTGCCTGGGAAACTAAGGTCAGTAACCGTGAGAAGCGCCAGCAACGCAGGAAGGAAAAAGGCCCTGGTGATTCTGGTAGCCCTGTGGCTGGAGACCGAGGTGGCAAACAAACAGCGCAGCCTGTGGTTACAGCCCCTGTAAGCACCAAGAAGAACAAGG AATCAATGAATACGAAGACCGAGAAGAAGGAGGCTGTTGTAACTCAAG CACTACCCAACTGGACTACTATAAGCTCTGTGAATAGTGGAGGTTGGAATGAAATGTTGAAGCTCACTCCTCCAGTGAGCACTTCAGATGGTGAGAAGTGGTCTGTCAACATGAAGAAATCTGGAACCCTAAGGAACTCTGAGCCCTTGAACCGGGGACAAGAATCGGAGG GGTCGTGGGCTGGCATTGATGGGAGAATTAAGGCTGAACGAAACACCGTGAATTTCATGCTTGGATTAAACCCAACAG CTGGAGATCCTGTGATTCAGTCTGCTGGTGACAATGGGAAATGGGAGAATCACACTGCTGTTGACAGCGAGTGGTCTGGATTCA ATGGACCTGGGGATTTAAGTTCTGATTGGAATGCTCCGGCAGAGGAATGGGGGAACTATGAAGGCCCTAAAGCAGAGACACCTGCTGTCCAAGAGACACCTGTTTCCCAGCCACCAGTG aaTGTGGCTCAGTTGCAAGATTCGGATGACGATAAGGAGAAAGGAGATCCTTCTGGGAGTGGCAAGtccaagagaaagaagaaaaagaagaagaaaccagAGGATGAAACAGCTGTTTCCCAG GTGAACACCGAGGTTTTACCTGCACCTGCAGAGAGCAACACCATTAAGCCCCGTCCTCATGTGCCCCAGGAGGAACCAGCCAAGCAGAATGTTATTCCACCTGCCAGTCAGA AAAAAACTGACCAGAATTGGGAACCACCGAAGCAAGTTCAGAAGAAAAAGGCCAGAAGAGAAACATGA
- the mtdha gene encoding metadherin a isoform X3 produces the protein MAATWRAAALEQAELVSDRLRRLASSGLHFLNNEFGLDLGVNPDLWPSWVILSAVLVGLLVAVWWVVACGGATRRKRRTGARESSVNVSVAVSATDGGKTPPAKTVRTEEPKKKNKKKASEKQKTQPNGRTVTEPREEIKAVQEIPKQATLPPPQKQPPQKQQKQSQKQQPSPPPKQQPSPPPKQQQQPPKQPPPPKQQQQQPPPQKQQQQQQQQQQQQQQQQPPPPKQQPPQQPPPAAPPADNKADKAKKSKKKAKPEAKQGQNVTTADGKEPDEGAWETKVSNREKRQQRRKEKGPGDSGSPVAGDRGGKQTAQPVVTAPVSTKKNKESMNTKTEKKEAVVTQALPNWTTISSVNSGGWNEMLKLTPPVSTSDGEKWSVNMKKSGTLRNSEPLNRGQESEGSWAGIDGRIKAERNTVNFMLGLNPTDGPGDLSSDWNAPAEEWGNYEGPKAETPAVQETPVSQPPVNVAQLQDSDDDKEKGDPSGSGKSKRKKKKKKKPEDETAVSQVNTEVLPAPAESNTIKPRPHVPQEEPAKQNVIPPASQKKTDQNWEPPKQVQKKKARRET, from the exons ATGGCAGCAACCTGGCGAGCCGCAGCGCTGGAGCAGGCCGAGCTCGTATCGGATCGTCTCCGGCGGCTCGCGTCGTCCGGGCTGCATTTCCTCAACAATGAGTTCGGACTGGACCTGGGCGTGAACCCGGACCTCTGGCCGTCATGGGTGATCCTCTCAGCGGTGCTGGTCGGGCTCCTTGTGGCGGTGTGGTGGGTCGTGGCCTGCGGCGGAGCCACAAGGAGAAAACGGCGAACCGGTGCGAGAGAGAGTAGCGTCAACGTCAGCGTTGCCGTTAGCGCGACGGACGGAGGCAAGACCCCGCCGGCGAAGACGGTTAGGACCGAGGAACCgaagaaaaagaacaagaagaaaGCGAGCGAAAAG CAGAAGACCCAACCAAATGGCCGGACAGTCACTGAACCTCGGGAAGAAATCAAAGCTGTTCAGGAGATCCCTAAACAGGCAACCCTGCCACCGCCACAAAAACAACCACcacaaaagcaacaaaaacagTCCCAAAAACAACAACCATCGCCACCACCAAAACAACAACCATCGCCACCAccaaaacagcaacaacaaccaccaaaacaaccaccaccaccaaaacaacaacaacaacaaccaccaccacaaaagcagcagcagcagcagcagcagcagcagcagcagcagcagcagcaacaaccaccaccaccaaaacaacaaccacctcaacaaccaccaccagcagcaccaccTGCTGACAATAAAGCTGATAAA GCCAAGAAAAGTAAGAAGAAAGCAAAACCGGAGGCCAAGCAGGGCCAAAATGTTACCACCGCTGATGGAAAGGAGCCTGATGAAG GTGCCTGGGAAACTAAGGTCAGTAACCGTGAGAAGCGCCAGCAACGCAGGAAGGAAAAAGGCCCTGGTGATTCTGGTAGCCCTGTGGCTGGAGACCGAGGTGGCAAACAAACAGCGCAGCCTGTGGTTACAGCCCCTGTAAGCACCAAGAAGAACAAGG AATCAATGAATACGAAGACCGAGAAGAAGGAGGCTGTTGTAACTCAAG CACTACCCAACTGGACTACTATAAGCTCTGTGAATAGTGGAGGTTGGAATGAAATGTTGAAGCTCACTCCTCCAGTGAGCACTTCAGATGGTGAGAAGTGGTCTGTCAACATGAAGAAATCTGGAACCCTAAGGAACTCTGAGCCCTTGAACCGGGGACAAGAATCGGAGG GGTCGTGGGCTGGCATTGATGGGAGAATTAAGGCTGAACGAAACACCGTGAATTTCATGCTTGGATTAAACCCAACAG ATGGACCTGGGGATTTAAGTTCTGATTGGAATGCTCCGGCAGAGGAATGGGGGAACTATGAAGGCCCTAAAGCAGAGACACCTGCTGTCCAAGAGACACCTGTTTCCCAGCCACCAGTG aaTGTGGCTCAGTTGCAAGATTCGGATGACGATAAGGAGAAAGGAGATCCTTCTGGGAGTGGCAAGtccaagagaaagaagaaaaagaagaagaaaccagAGGATGAAACAGCTGTTTCCCAG GTGAACACCGAGGTTTTACCTGCACCTGCAGAGAGCAACACCATTAAGCCCCGTCCTCATGTGCCCCAGGAGGAACCAGCCAAGCAGAATGTTATTCCACCTGCCAGTCAGA AAAAAACTGACCAGAATTGGGAACCACCGAAGCAAGTTCAGAAGAAAAAGGCCAGAAGAGAAACATGA
- the azin1b gene encoding antizyme inhibitor 1b isoform X2 encodes MKGFTDEPNYIVELLDGGTTLEDVIDNHIYEQALAEKNAFVVANLGALMQQHVLWQSTLPMVRPFYPVKCNSSPAVIEVLAALGVGFVCANKAEISLVLNHDVPPENIILAGVCKQLSHIKHAAKNGINYLVCDNEAELCKIARAHPNARLLLQLSTDAQAEEASMAFGCSLKSCRHLMETAKELGVDVVGVMFQVPTSCKDPQVYAHALSDARCVFDMGEELGFNIEILDIGGGFSGSEFQLKQIHAAIRPLLEAYFPVMSGVRVIAEPGTFYVSSSFTLAVNVIGKKVAVSNLHVESKELTPNDEPDFLYYLNDGVYGSFVGKLLGNTIPSPTVHKMSLTADEPVFPSSLWGPSCDALDQVVEHCLLPELTVGDWLIFNNMGASGQEESAAINNSDRPPVYYTISTDDWFEMQEAGISLDNTMKNFSLVQYGL; translated from the exons ATGAAAGGATTTACTGATGAACCAAACTACATTGTTGAGCTGCTTGACGGAGGAACAACCCTTGAAGATGTCATTGACAACCACATTTATGAACAAGCTCTG GCTGAAAAGAATGCATTTGTTGTGGCCAACCTTGGGGCCTTGATGCAGCAGCATGTTCTTTGGCAGAGCACGCTGCCCATGGTCCGACCCTTTTACCCAGTCAAATGTAACAGCAGCCCTGCAGTCATTGAGGTTCTGGCGGCTCTGGGAGTTGGTTTTGTCTGTGCAAATAAG gctgaaaTCTCCCTTGTACTTAACCATGACGTCCCCCCAGAGAACATTATCCTGGCTGGTGTTTGCAAGCAGCTCTCCCACATCAAACATGCTGCCAAGAATGGCATCAACTACCTGGTGTGTGACAATGAAGCAGAGCTTTGCAAAATTGCCCGGGCTCATCCAAATgccag GCTGCTCCTGCAGCTGTCCACTGATGCTCAAGCAGAAGAGGCCAGCATGGCATTTGGGTGCTCCCTAAAGAGCTGTAGGCACCTTATGGAAACTGCTAAGGAGCTGGGTGTGGATGTGGTTGGAGTTAt GTTTCAGGTACCAACATCATGCAAAGACCCCCAGGTTTATGCCCATGCGCTGTCCGATGCCCGCTGTGTATTTGATATGGGG GAGGAGCTTGGGTTTAACATTGAAATTCTGGATATTGGCGGTGGATTCAGTGGCTCTGAGTTTCAGTTGAAACAG ATCCATGCTGCTATTAGACCTCTGCTGGAGGCCTATTTCCCTGTTATGTCTGGAGTGCGCGTCATTGCTGAGCCAGGAACTTTTTACGTGTCTTCCTCTTTCACCCTGGCGGTAAATGTCATTGGAAAGAAAGTGGCAGTGAGCAATCTTCATGTTGAATCTAAAG AGTTGACTCCAAACGATGAGCCAGATTTTTTGTACTATTTAAATGATGGTGTCTATGGATCATTTGTGGGCAAGCTGTTAGGAAACACCATTCCATCCCCTACAGTACACAAG atgTCACTTACAGCAGATGAGCCAGTGTTTCCCAGCAGCTTGTGGGGTCCCTCCTGTGACGCATTAGACCAGGTGGTGGAGCACTGCCTTCTCCCTGAGCTCACTGTGGGAGATTGGCTGATCTTCAATAATATGGGGGCCAGTGGTCAGGAGGAGTCCGCAGCCATCAATAACTCAGACAGGCCACCTGTGTATTACACCATTTCTACAGATGACTG GTTTGAGATGCAGGAGGCTGGAATCTCTCTTGACAACACCATGAAGAATTTCTCCTTAGTCCAGTATGGCTTGTAG
- the azin1b gene encoding antizyme inhibitor 1b isoform X1, protein MKGFTDEPNYIVELLDGGTTLEDVIDNHIYEQALAEKNAFVVANLGALMQQHVLWQSTLPMVRPFYPVKCNSSPAVIEVLAALGVGFVCANKAEISLVLNHDVPPENIILAGVCKQLSHIKHAAKNGINYLVCDNEAELCKIARAHPNARLLLQLSTDAQAEEASMAFGCSLKSCRHLMETAKELGVDVVGVMFQVPTSCKDPQVYAHALSDARCVFDMGEELGFNIEILDIGGGFSGSEFQLKQIHAAIRPLLEAYFPVMSGVRVIAEPGTFYVSSSFTLAVNVIGKKVAVSNLHVESKAELTPNDEPDFLYYLNDGVYGSFVGKLLGNTIPSPTVHKMSLTADEPVFPSSLWGPSCDALDQVVEHCLLPELTVGDWLIFNNMGASGQEESAAINNSDRPPVYYTISTDDWFEMQEAGISLDNTMKNFSLVQYGL, encoded by the exons ATGAAAGGATTTACTGATGAACCAAACTACATTGTTGAGCTGCTTGACGGAGGAACAACCCTTGAAGATGTCATTGACAACCACATTTATGAACAAGCTCTG GCTGAAAAGAATGCATTTGTTGTGGCCAACCTTGGGGCCTTGATGCAGCAGCATGTTCTTTGGCAGAGCACGCTGCCCATGGTCCGACCCTTTTACCCAGTCAAATGTAACAGCAGCCCTGCAGTCATTGAGGTTCTGGCGGCTCTGGGAGTTGGTTTTGTCTGTGCAAATAAG gctgaaaTCTCCCTTGTACTTAACCATGACGTCCCCCCAGAGAACATTATCCTGGCTGGTGTTTGCAAGCAGCTCTCCCACATCAAACATGCTGCCAAGAATGGCATCAACTACCTGGTGTGTGACAATGAAGCAGAGCTTTGCAAAATTGCCCGGGCTCATCCAAATgccag GCTGCTCCTGCAGCTGTCCACTGATGCTCAAGCAGAAGAGGCCAGCATGGCATTTGGGTGCTCCCTAAAGAGCTGTAGGCACCTTATGGAAACTGCTAAGGAGCTGGGTGTGGATGTGGTTGGAGTTAt GTTTCAGGTACCAACATCATGCAAAGACCCCCAGGTTTATGCCCATGCGCTGTCCGATGCCCGCTGTGTATTTGATATGGGG GAGGAGCTTGGGTTTAACATTGAAATTCTGGATATTGGCGGTGGATTCAGTGGCTCTGAGTTTCAGTTGAAACAG ATCCATGCTGCTATTAGACCTCTGCTGGAGGCCTATTTCCCTGTTATGTCTGGAGTGCGCGTCATTGCTGAGCCAGGAACTTTTTACGTGTCTTCCTCTTTCACCCTGGCGGTAAATGTCATTGGAAAGAAAGTGGCAGTGAGCAATCTTCATGTTGAATCTAAAG CAGAGTTGACTCCAAACGATGAGCCAGATTTTTTGTACTATTTAAATGATGGTGTCTATGGATCATTTGTGGGCAAGCTGTTAGGAAACACCATTCCATCCCCTACAGTACACAAG atgTCACTTACAGCAGATGAGCCAGTGTTTCCCAGCAGCTTGTGGGGTCCCTCCTGTGACGCATTAGACCAGGTGGTGGAGCACTGCCTTCTCCCTGAGCTCACTGTGGGAGATTGGCTGATCTTCAATAATATGGGGGCCAGTGGTCAGGAGGAGTCCGCAGCCATCAATAACTCAGACAGGCCACCTGTGTATTACACCATTTCTACAGATGACTG GTTTGAGATGCAGGAGGCTGGAATCTCTCTTGACAACACCATGAAGAATTTCTCCTTAGTCCAGTATGGCTTGTAG